Proteins from one Caretta caretta isolate rCarCar2 chromosome 12, rCarCar1.hap1, whole genome shotgun sequence genomic window:
- the CBFA2T3 gene encoding protein CBFA2T3 isoform X1: MGRKTKMNFAVQRRVFLSTASSQTQPMSPPAGSAEKKKAATMPDSPADVKTQSRSTPPNMPPPPPAVTQGATRHPSFTPNTNQEAGPPTFLPRGRFHGCLKWSMVCLLMNGSSHSPSAINGAPSTPNGFSNGPATSSTASLSTHQLPPACGARQLSKLKRFLTTLQQFGNDISPEIGERVRTLVLGLVNSTLTIEEFHSKLQEATNFPLRPFVIPFLKANLPLLQRELLHCARMAKQTPAQYLAQHEQLLLDANASSPIDSSELLLEVTETGKRRTPDRTKENGLDRDPLHSEHLSKRPCTMSPAQRYSPSNGLPHPTPPPPPPQHYRLEDMAMAHHYRDTYRHPDPRELRERHRQVAVHGSRQEEVIDHRLTDREWAEEWKHLNNLLNCIMDMVEKTRRSLTVLRRCQEADREELNHWIRRYSDAEDMKKGTNPPPRPHNSSSNSEAPPLDTHREFVPRPLSGYMPEEIWRKAEEAVNEVKRQAMSELQKAVSDAERKAHELITTERAKMERALAEAKRQASEDALTVINQQEDSSEVEASSPRCAVLARSCWNCGRKASETCSGCNTARYCGSFCQHKDWEKHHHVCGQTLQGLQTSAGAAPSSGVGLGVGSAQPDVGAVSTSITSVATMAASPSETGSAAASRSGTPATPAPLETASR, translated from the exons GTAGTGCAGAGAAGAAGAAGGCAGCCACGATGCCTGACTCACCAGCTGACGTGAAGACTCAGTCCAGATCGACACCCCCCAACATGCCTCCTCCACCGCCAGCCGTCACGCAGGGAGCCACGCGGCACCCCTCCTTCACGCCAAACACCA ATCAAGAAGCTGGGCCTCCGACGTTTCTGCCTCGCGGCCGTTTTCATGGTTGCTTGAAATGGTCGATGGTCTGTCTTT TAATGAATGGAAGCAGCCACTCCCCATCCGCTATCAATGGCGCTCCTTCCACCCCCAACGGGTTCAGCAACGGGCCTGCCacctcctccactgcctcccTCTCCACCCATCAGCTCCCTCCAGCCTGCGGCGCCCGGCAGCTCAGCAAACTCAAGCGCTTCTTGACCACCCTGCAGCAGTTTGGGAACGACATCTCCCCGGAGATCGGGGAGCGGGTGCGCACGCTGGTGCTGGGCCTCGTG AATTCCACGCTCACCATCGAAGAATTCCACTCCAAGCTCCAGGAGGCGACTAACTTCCCGCTGCGCCCCTTCGTCATCCCCTTCTTGAAG GCCAACCTGCCCTTGCTGCAGCGCGAGCTGCTCCACTGCGCCCGCATGGCCAAGCAGACCCCAGCCCAGTACCTGGCCCAGCACGAACAGCTGCTGCTCGATGCCAACGCTTCTTCCCCCATCGACTCCTCTGAGCTGCTCCTGGAGGTCACCGAGACTGGCAAGAGGAGGACACCAGACAG GACCAAAGAGAACGGCTTGGACCGAGACCCTCTGCACTCCGAACACCTCAGCAAACGGCCGTGCACCATGAGCCCCGCTCAGCGCTACAGCCCCAGCAACgggctgccccaccccaccccacccccacccccgccacagcACTACCGTCTGGAGGACATGGCCATGGCACACCACTACCGGGACACCTACCGGCACCCTGACCCCAGGGAGCTCCGGGAGCGCCACCGGCAAGTGG CCGTGCACGGCTCCCGTCAGGAGGAAGTGATCGACCACAGACTAACAGACAGGGAGTGGGCTGAGGAGTGGAAACACCTCAACAAC CTGCTGAACTGCATCATGGACATGGTGGAGAAGACGCGGCGCTCCCTCACCGTGCTGCGCCGCTGCCAGGAGGCCGACCGCGAGGAGCTCAACCACTGGATCCGCCGCTACAGCGACGCGGAAGACATGAAGAAAGGCaccaaccccccaccccgcccccacaacAGCTCCTCCAACTCCGAGGCCCCCCCGTTAG ACACTCACCGGGAGTTTGTGCCCAGGCCCCTCTCTGGTTACATGCCCGAGGAAATCTGGAGGAAAGCTG AAGAAGCTGTGAACGAGGTGAAGCGCCAGGCCATGTCCGAGCTCCAGAAGGCAGTGTCGGATGCGGAGCGCAAAGCCCATGAGCTGATCACTACCGAGCGAGCCAAGATGGAGAGGGCCCTGGCGGAGGCCAAGCGCCAGGCTTCCGAGGACGCGCTGACTGTGATCAATCAGCAGGAGGACTCGAGTGAGGTAGAGGCGAGCTCGCCCCGCTGCGCCGTGCTCGCTAGG AGCTGCTGGAACTGCGGGCGCAAGGCCAGCGAGACCTGCAGTGGGTGCAACACGGCCCGCTACTGCGGCTCCTTCTGCCAGCACAAGGATTGGGAGAAGCACCACCACGTCTGTGGGCAGACTCTGCAGGGCCTCCAGACCTCTGCCGGCGCAGCCCCTTCCTCCGGGGTGGGCTTAGGGGTGGGCTCAGCTCAACCGGACGTGGGGGCTGTCAGCACCTCCATCACCAGCGTGGCCACCATGGCCGCCAGCCCCAGCGAAACCGGCTCGGCTGCTGCGTCGCGCTCCGGCACGCCGGCCACCCCAGCTCCTCTGGAAACGGCGTCACGCTAA
- the CBFA2T3 gene encoding protein CBFA2T3 isoform X2 produces MAGGSSKLENRPSASTCHGAWGSGSRRTGQGSAEKKKAATMPDSPADVKTQSRSTPPNMPPPPPAVTQGATRHPSFTPNTNQEAGPPTFLPRGRFHGCLKWSMVCLLMNGSSHSPSAINGAPSTPNGFSNGPATSSTASLSTHQLPPACGARQLSKLKRFLTTLQQFGNDISPEIGERVRTLVLGLVNSTLTIEEFHSKLQEATNFPLRPFVIPFLKANLPLLQRELLHCARMAKQTPAQYLAQHEQLLLDANASSPIDSSELLLEVTETGKRRTPDRTKENGLDRDPLHSEHLSKRPCTMSPAQRYSPSNGLPHPTPPPPPPQHYRLEDMAMAHHYRDTYRHPDPRELRERHRQVAVHGSRQEEVIDHRLTDREWAEEWKHLNNLLNCIMDMVEKTRRSLTVLRRCQEADREELNHWIRRYSDAEDMKKGTNPPPRPHNSSSNSEAPPLDTHREFVPRPLSGYMPEEIWRKAEEAVNEVKRQAMSELQKAVSDAERKAHELITTERAKMERALAEAKRQASEDALTVINQQEDSSEVEASSPRCAVLARSCWNCGRKASETCSGCNTARYCGSFCQHKDWEKHHHVCGQTLQGLQTSAGAAPSSGVGLGVGSAQPDVGAVSTSITSVATMAASPSETGSAAASRSGTPATPAPLETASR; encoded by the exons GTAGTGCAGAGAAGAAGAAGGCAGCCACGATGCCTGACTCACCAGCTGACGTGAAGACTCAGTCCAGATCGACACCCCCCAACATGCCTCCTCCACCGCCAGCCGTCACGCAGGGAGCCACGCGGCACCCCTCCTTCACGCCAAACACCA ATCAAGAAGCTGGGCCTCCGACGTTTCTGCCTCGCGGCCGTTTTCATGGTTGCTTGAAATGGTCGATGGTCTGTCTTT TAATGAATGGAAGCAGCCACTCCCCATCCGCTATCAATGGCGCTCCTTCCACCCCCAACGGGTTCAGCAACGGGCCTGCCacctcctccactgcctcccTCTCCACCCATCAGCTCCCTCCAGCCTGCGGCGCCCGGCAGCTCAGCAAACTCAAGCGCTTCTTGACCACCCTGCAGCAGTTTGGGAACGACATCTCCCCGGAGATCGGGGAGCGGGTGCGCACGCTGGTGCTGGGCCTCGTG AATTCCACGCTCACCATCGAAGAATTCCACTCCAAGCTCCAGGAGGCGACTAACTTCCCGCTGCGCCCCTTCGTCATCCCCTTCTTGAAG GCCAACCTGCCCTTGCTGCAGCGCGAGCTGCTCCACTGCGCCCGCATGGCCAAGCAGACCCCAGCCCAGTACCTGGCCCAGCACGAACAGCTGCTGCTCGATGCCAACGCTTCTTCCCCCATCGACTCCTCTGAGCTGCTCCTGGAGGTCACCGAGACTGGCAAGAGGAGGACACCAGACAG GACCAAAGAGAACGGCTTGGACCGAGACCCTCTGCACTCCGAACACCTCAGCAAACGGCCGTGCACCATGAGCCCCGCTCAGCGCTACAGCCCCAGCAACgggctgccccaccccaccccacccccacccccgccacagcACTACCGTCTGGAGGACATGGCCATGGCACACCACTACCGGGACACCTACCGGCACCCTGACCCCAGGGAGCTCCGGGAGCGCCACCGGCAAGTGG CCGTGCACGGCTCCCGTCAGGAGGAAGTGATCGACCACAGACTAACAGACAGGGAGTGGGCTGAGGAGTGGAAACACCTCAACAAC CTGCTGAACTGCATCATGGACATGGTGGAGAAGACGCGGCGCTCCCTCACCGTGCTGCGCCGCTGCCAGGAGGCCGACCGCGAGGAGCTCAACCACTGGATCCGCCGCTACAGCGACGCGGAAGACATGAAGAAAGGCaccaaccccccaccccgcccccacaacAGCTCCTCCAACTCCGAGGCCCCCCCGTTAG ACACTCACCGGGAGTTTGTGCCCAGGCCCCTCTCTGGTTACATGCCCGAGGAAATCTGGAGGAAAGCTG AAGAAGCTGTGAACGAGGTGAAGCGCCAGGCCATGTCCGAGCTCCAGAAGGCAGTGTCGGATGCGGAGCGCAAAGCCCATGAGCTGATCACTACCGAGCGAGCCAAGATGGAGAGGGCCCTGGCGGAGGCCAAGCGCCAGGCTTCCGAGGACGCGCTGACTGTGATCAATCAGCAGGAGGACTCGAGTGAGGTAGAGGCGAGCTCGCCCCGCTGCGCCGTGCTCGCTAGG AGCTGCTGGAACTGCGGGCGCAAGGCCAGCGAGACCTGCAGTGGGTGCAACACGGCCCGCTACTGCGGCTCCTTCTGCCAGCACAAGGATTGGGAGAAGCACCACCACGTCTGTGGGCAGACTCTGCAGGGCCTCCAGACCTCTGCCGGCGCAGCCCCTTCCTCCGGGGTGGGCTTAGGGGTGGGCTCAGCTCAACCGGACGTGGGGGCTGTCAGCACCTCCATCACCAGCGTGGCCACCATGGCCGCCAGCCCCAGCGAAACCGGCTCGGCTGCTGCGTCGCGCTCCGGCACGCCGGCCACCCCAGCTCCTCTGGAAACGGCGTCACGCTAA
- the CBFA2T3 gene encoding protein CBFA2T3 isoform X7: MGRKTKMNFAVQRRVFLSTASSQTQPMSPPAGSAEKKKAATMPDSPADVKTQSRSTPPNMPPPPPAVTQGATRHPSFTPNTIMNGSSHSPSAINGAPSTPNGFSNGPATSSTASLSTHQLPPACGARQLSKLKRFLTTLQQFGNDISPEIGERVRTLVLGLVNSTLTIEEFHSKLQEATNFPLRPFVIPFLKANLPLLQRELLHCARMAKQTPAQYLAQHEQLLLDANASSPIDSSELLLEVTETGKRRTPDRTKENGLDRDPLHSEHLSKRPCTMSPAQRYSPSNGLPHPTPPPPPPQHYRLEDMAMAHHYRDTYRHPDPRELRERHRQVAVHGSRQEEVIDHRLTDREWAEEWKHLNNLLNCIMDMVEKTRRSLTVLRRCQEADREELNHWIRRYSDAEDMKKGTNPPPRPHNSSSNSEAPPLDTHREFVPRPLSGYMPEEIWRKAEEAVNEVKRQAMSELQKAVSDAERKAHELITTERAKMERALAEAKRQASEDALTVINQQEDSSESCWNCGRKASETCSGCNTARYCGSFCQHKDWEKHHHVCGQTLQGLQTSAGAAPSSGVGLGVGSAQPDVGAVSTSITSVATMAASPSETGSAAASRSGTPATPAPLETASR, encoded by the exons GTAGTGCAGAGAAGAAGAAGGCAGCCACGATGCCTGACTCACCAGCTGACGTGAAGACTCAGTCCAGATCGACACCCCCCAACATGCCTCCTCCACCGCCAGCCGTCACGCAGGGAGCCACGCGGCACCCCTCCTTCACGCCAAACACCA TAATGAATGGAAGCAGCCACTCCCCATCCGCTATCAATGGCGCTCCTTCCACCCCCAACGGGTTCAGCAACGGGCCTGCCacctcctccactgcctcccTCTCCACCCATCAGCTCCCTCCAGCCTGCGGCGCCCGGCAGCTCAGCAAACTCAAGCGCTTCTTGACCACCCTGCAGCAGTTTGGGAACGACATCTCCCCGGAGATCGGGGAGCGGGTGCGCACGCTGGTGCTGGGCCTCGTG AATTCCACGCTCACCATCGAAGAATTCCACTCCAAGCTCCAGGAGGCGACTAACTTCCCGCTGCGCCCCTTCGTCATCCCCTTCTTGAAG GCCAACCTGCCCTTGCTGCAGCGCGAGCTGCTCCACTGCGCCCGCATGGCCAAGCAGACCCCAGCCCAGTACCTGGCCCAGCACGAACAGCTGCTGCTCGATGCCAACGCTTCTTCCCCCATCGACTCCTCTGAGCTGCTCCTGGAGGTCACCGAGACTGGCAAGAGGAGGACACCAGACAG GACCAAAGAGAACGGCTTGGACCGAGACCCTCTGCACTCCGAACACCTCAGCAAACGGCCGTGCACCATGAGCCCCGCTCAGCGCTACAGCCCCAGCAACgggctgccccaccccaccccacccccacccccgccacagcACTACCGTCTGGAGGACATGGCCATGGCACACCACTACCGGGACACCTACCGGCACCCTGACCCCAGGGAGCTCCGGGAGCGCCACCGGCAAGTGG CCGTGCACGGCTCCCGTCAGGAGGAAGTGATCGACCACAGACTAACAGACAGGGAGTGGGCTGAGGAGTGGAAACACCTCAACAAC CTGCTGAACTGCATCATGGACATGGTGGAGAAGACGCGGCGCTCCCTCACCGTGCTGCGCCGCTGCCAGGAGGCCGACCGCGAGGAGCTCAACCACTGGATCCGCCGCTACAGCGACGCGGAAGACATGAAGAAAGGCaccaaccccccaccccgcccccacaacAGCTCCTCCAACTCCGAGGCCCCCCCGTTAG ACACTCACCGGGAGTTTGTGCCCAGGCCCCTCTCTGGTTACATGCCCGAGGAAATCTGGAGGAAAGCTG AAGAAGCTGTGAACGAGGTGAAGCGCCAGGCCATGTCCGAGCTCCAGAAGGCAGTGTCGGATGCGGAGCGCAAAGCCCATGAGCTGATCACTACCGAGCGAGCCAAGATGGAGAGGGCCCTGGCGGAGGCCAAGCGCCAGGCTTCCGAGGACGCGCTGACTGTGATCAATCAGCAGGAGGACTCGAGTGAG AGCTGCTGGAACTGCGGGCGCAAGGCCAGCGAGACCTGCAGTGGGTGCAACACGGCCCGCTACTGCGGCTCCTTCTGCCAGCACAAGGATTGGGAGAAGCACCACCACGTCTGTGGGCAGACTCTGCAGGGCCTCCAGACCTCTGCCGGCGCAGCCCCTTCCTCCGGGGTGGGCTTAGGGGTGGGCTCAGCTCAACCGGACGTGGGGGCTGTCAGCACCTCCATCACCAGCGTGGCCACCATGGCCGCCAGCCCCAGCGAAACCGGCTCGGCTGCTGCGTCGCGCTCCGGCACGCCGGCCACCCCAGCTCCTCTGGAAACGGCGTCACGCTAA
- the CBFA2T3 gene encoding protein CBFA2T3 isoform X8: protein MPDSPADVKTQSRSTPPNMPPPPPAVTQGATRHPSFTPNTNQEAGPPTFLPRGRFHGCLKWSMVCLLMNGSSHSPSAINGAPSTPNGFSNGPATSSTASLSTHQLPPACGARQLSKLKRFLTTLQQFGNDISPEIGERVRTLVLGLVNSTLTIEEFHSKLQEATNFPLRPFVIPFLKANLPLLQRELLHCARMAKQTPAQYLAQHEQLLLDANASSPIDSSELLLEVTETGKRRTPDRTKENGLDRDPLHSEHLSKRPCTMSPAQRYSPSNGLPHPTPPPPPPQHYRLEDMAMAHHYRDTYRHPDPRELRERHRQVAVHGSRQEEVIDHRLTDREWAEEWKHLNNLLNCIMDMVEKTRRSLTVLRRCQEADREELNHWIRRYSDAEDMKKGTNPPPRPHNSSSNSEAPPLDTHREFVPRPLSGYMPEEIWRKAEEAVNEVKRQAMSELQKAVSDAERKAHELITTERAKMERALAEAKRQASEDALTVINQQEDSSEVEASSPRCAVLARSCWNCGRKASETCSGCNTARYCGSFCQHKDWEKHHHVCGQTLQGLQTSAGAAPSSGVGLGVGSAQPDVGAVSTSITSVATMAASPSETGSAAASRSGTPATPAPLETASR, encoded by the exons ATGCCTGACTCACCAGCTGACGTGAAGACTCAGTCCAGATCGACACCCCCCAACATGCCTCCTCCACCGCCAGCCGTCACGCAGGGAGCCACGCGGCACCCCTCCTTCACGCCAAACACCA ATCAAGAAGCTGGGCCTCCGACGTTTCTGCCTCGCGGCCGTTTTCATGGTTGCTTGAAATGGTCGATGGTCTGTCTTT TAATGAATGGAAGCAGCCACTCCCCATCCGCTATCAATGGCGCTCCTTCCACCCCCAACGGGTTCAGCAACGGGCCTGCCacctcctccactgcctcccTCTCCACCCATCAGCTCCCTCCAGCCTGCGGCGCCCGGCAGCTCAGCAAACTCAAGCGCTTCTTGACCACCCTGCAGCAGTTTGGGAACGACATCTCCCCGGAGATCGGGGAGCGGGTGCGCACGCTGGTGCTGGGCCTCGTG AATTCCACGCTCACCATCGAAGAATTCCACTCCAAGCTCCAGGAGGCGACTAACTTCCCGCTGCGCCCCTTCGTCATCCCCTTCTTGAAG GCCAACCTGCCCTTGCTGCAGCGCGAGCTGCTCCACTGCGCCCGCATGGCCAAGCAGACCCCAGCCCAGTACCTGGCCCAGCACGAACAGCTGCTGCTCGATGCCAACGCTTCTTCCCCCATCGACTCCTCTGAGCTGCTCCTGGAGGTCACCGAGACTGGCAAGAGGAGGACACCAGACAG GACCAAAGAGAACGGCTTGGACCGAGACCCTCTGCACTCCGAACACCTCAGCAAACGGCCGTGCACCATGAGCCCCGCTCAGCGCTACAGCCCCAGCAACgggctgccccaccccaccccacccccacccccgccacagcACTACCGTCTGGAGGACATGGCCATGGCACACCACTACCGGGACACCTACCGGCACCCTGACCCCAGGGAGCTCCGGGAGCGCCACCGGCAAGTGG CCGTGCACGGCTCCCGTCAGGAGGAAGTGATCGACCACAGACTAACAGACAGGGAGTGGGCTGAGGAGTGGAAACACCTCAACAAC CTGCTGAACTGCATCATGGACATGGTGGAGAAGACGCGGCGCTCCCTCACCGTGCTGCGCCGCTGCCAGGAGGCCGACCGCGAGGAGCTCAACCACTGGATCCGCCGCTACAGCGACGCGGAAGACATGAAGAAAGGCaccaaccccccaccccgcccccacaacAGCTCCTCCAACTCCGAGGCCCCCCCGTTAG ACACTCACCGGGAGTTTGTGCCCAGGCCCCTCTCTGGTTACATGCCCGAGGAAATCTGGAGGAAAGCTG AAGAAGCTGTGAACGAGGTGAAGCGCCAGGCCATGTCCGAGCTCCAGAAGGCAGTGTCGGATGCGGAGCGCAAAGCCCATGAGCTGATCACTACCGAGCGAGCCAAGATGGAGAGGGCCCTGGCGGAGGCCAAGCGCCAGGCTTCCGAGGACGCGCTGACTGTGATCAATCAGCAGGAGGACTCGAGTGAGGTAGAGGCGAGCTCGCCCCGCTGCGCCGTGCTCGCTAGG AGCTGCTGGAACTGCGGGCGCAAGGCCAGCGAGACCTGCAGTGGGTGCAACACGGCCCGCTACTGCGGCTCCTTCTGCCAGCACAAGGATTGGGAGAAGCACCACCACGTCTGTGGGCAGACTCTGCAGGGCCTCCAGACCTCTGCCGGCGCAGCCCCTTCCTCCGGGGTGGGCTTAGGGGTGGGCTCAGCTCAACCGGACGTGGGGGCTGTCAGCACCTCCATCACCAGCGTGGCCACCATGGCCGCCAGCCCCAGCGAAACCGGCTCGGCTGCTGCGTCGCGCTCCGGCACGCCGGCCACCCCAGCTCCTCTGGAAACGGCGTCACGCTAA
- the CBFA2T3 gene encoding protein CBFA2T3 isoform X3: MGRKTKMNFAVQRRVFLSTASSQTQPMSPPAGSAEKKKAATMPDSPADVKTQSRSTPPNMPPPPPAVTQGATRHPSFTPNTNQEAGPPTFLPRGRFHGCLKWSMVCLLMNGSSHSPSAINGAPSTPNGFSNGPATSSTASLSTHQLPPACGARQLSKLKRFLTTLQQFGNDISPEIGERVRTLVLGLVNSTLTIEEFHSKLQEATNFPLRPFVIPFLKANLPLLQRELLHCARMAKQTPAQYLAQHEQLLLDANASSPIDSSELLLEVTETGKRRTPDRTKENGLDRDPLHSEHLSKRPCTMSPAQRYSPSNGLPHPTPPPPPPQHYRLEDMAMAHHYRDTYRHPDPRELRERHRQVAVHGSRQEEVIDHRLTDREWAEEWKHLNNLLNCIMDMVEKTRRSLTVLRRCQEADREELNHWIRRYSDAEDMKKGTNPPPRPHNSSSNSEAPPLDTHREFVPRPLSGYMPEEIWRKAEAVNEVKRQAMSELQKAVSDAERKAHELITTERAKMERALAEAKRQASEDALTVINQQEDSSEVEASSPRCAVLARSCWNCGRKASETCSGCNTARYCGSFCQHKDWEKHHHVCGQTLQGLQTSAGAAPSSGVGLGVGSAQPDVGAVSTSITSVATMAASPSETGSAAASRSGTPATPAPLETASR, translated from the exons GTAGTGCAGAGAAGAAGAAGGCAGCCACGATGCCTGACTCACCAGCTGACGTGAAGACTCAGTCCAGATCGACACCCCCCAACATGCCTCCTCCACCGCCAGCCGTCACGCAGGGAGCCACGCGGCACCCCTCCTTCACGCCAAACACCA ATCAAGAAGCTGGGCCTCCGACGTTTCTGCCTCGCGGCCGTTTTCATGGTTGCTTGAAATGGTCGATGGTCTGTCTTT TAATGAATGGAAGCAGCCACTCCCCATCCGCTATCAATGGCGCTCCTTCCACCCCCAACGGGTTCAGCAACGGGCCTGCCacctcctccactgcctcccTCTCCACCCATCAGCTCCCTCCAGCCTGCGGCGCCCGGCAGCTCAGCAAACTCAAGCGCTTCTTGACCACCCTGCAGCAGTTTGGGAACGACATCTCCCCGGAGATCGGGGAGCGGGTGCGCACGCTGGTGCTGGGCCTCGTG AATTCCACGCTCACCATCGAAGAATTCCACTCCAAGCTCCAGGAGGCGACTAACTTCCCGCTGCGCCCCTTCGTCATCCCCTTCTTGAAG GCCAACCTGCCCTTGCTGCAGCGCGAGCTGCTCCACTGCGCCCGCATGGCCAAGCAGACCCCAGCCCAGTACCTGGCCCAGCACGAACAGCTGCTGCTCGATGCCAACGCTTCTTCCCCCATCGACTCCTCTGAGCTGCTCCTGGAGGTCACCGAGACTGGCAAGAGGAGGACACCAGACAG GACCAAAGAGAACGGCTTGGACCGAGACCCTCTGCACTCCGAACACCTCAGCAAACGGCCGTGCACCATGAGCCCCGCTCAGCGCTACAGCCCCAGCAACgggctgccccaccccaccccacccccacccccgccacagcACTACCGTCTGGAGGACATGGCCATGGCACACCACTACCGGGACACCTACCGGCACCCTGACCCCAGGGAGCTCCGGGAGCGCCACCGGCAAGTGG CCGTGCACGGCTCCCGTCAGGAGGAAGTGATCGACCACAGACTAACAGACAGGGAGTGGGCTGAGGAGTGGAAACACCTCAACAAC CTGCTGAACTGCATCATGGACATGGTGGAGAAGACGCGGCGCTCCCTCACCGTGCTGCGCCGCTGCCAGGAGGCCGACCGCGAGGAGCTCAACCACTGGATCCGCCGCTACAGCGACGCGGAAGACATGAAGAAAGGCaccaaccccccaccccgcccccacaacAGCTCCTCCAACTCCGAGGCCCCCCCGTTAG ACACTCACCGGGAGTTTGTGCCCAGGCCCCTCTCTGGTTACATGCCCGAGGAAATCTGGAGGAAAGCTG AAGCTGTGAACGAGGTGAAGCGCCAGGCCATGTCCGAGCTCCAGAAGGCAGTGTCGGATGCGGAGCGCAAAGCCCATGAGCTGATCACTACCGAGCGAGCCAAGATGGAGAGGGCCCTGGCGGAGGCCAAGCGCCAGGCTTCCGAGGACGCGCTGACTGTGATCAATCAGCAGGAGGACTCGAGTGAGGTAGAGGCGAGCTCGCCCCGCTGCGCCGTGCTCGCTAGG AGCTGCTGGAACTGCGGGCGCAAGGCCAGCGAGACCTGCAGTGGGTGCAACACGGCCCGCTACTGCGGCTCCTTCTGCCAGCACAAGGATTGGGAGAAGCACCACCACGTCTGTGGGCAGACTCTGCAGGGCCTCCAGACCTCTGCCGGCGCAGCCCCTTCCTCCGGGGTGGGCTTAGGGGTGGGCTCAGCTCAACCGGACGTGGGGGCTGTCAGCACCTCCATCACCAGCGTGGCCACCATGGCCGCCAGCCCCAGCGAAACCGGCTCGGCTGCTGCGTCGCGCTCCGGCACGCCGGCCACCCCAGCTCCTCTGGAAACGGCGTCACGCTAA